GCGAGCATCGTTACACCCACGTTCCAGCTGAAGGGTTCGGTCGGTAGCTGGCGCAACGGCTACTTCGTTCAGGACAACTGGCAGGTCACCCCGAAGCTGACATTGCTCTACGGTATGCGTTATGAGCAGCCAACCATCCCGTACTCGCTGAATGGTTATGCCCGTATCCTGAACTCCACCTATACCGCGTTGATTCCGTCTAGCACCGCAACCACCGGTACGGCCTTTACGCCGACGCCAGGCTTCCAGTTCACCGGCGCCAACAACAACCTGTGGGCACCGCGCCTCGGGTTTGCCTATCGCGCGACCGACAAGATTGTGGTGCGTGGTGGCGGCGGTATCTACTACAACCCGAATCACTTGAATGCGTTTACGCTGGCCAGCGGTAACTATCCTTTGGCGAATAGCACTACCTATACGGCGGATACGTACTTCTCAAATAAGACCTTCTCAAATCCGAGCGGCGGAGCTGCCGGTGCGGGTGGCTGTAATCCCAACGTCGCGGCAACCTACTGCAACGCGTTTACCGACGCCGCCAGCCTGCCGACACCTCGTATGTATCAGTGGAACCTCGACTCCGGCGTCGAGCTCTGGAAGGATGCAGCTTTCGAGCTGCAGTATCTCGGCTCTCGTTCGATTCACCTGGACTTCTCGTGGCAGCCGAATACGCCGACACCTGGACCAGGCACGATCAACTCATCACGCCGTCCGTACCAGGGCTTCGGTACTATTCGCCAGATCACCAACGGCGGATGGTCGACTTACAACGGTCTTACGTCGATCTTCCGTCAGCGTCTGAATCACGGGCTAACGGCGAATCTGTCGTATACCTGGGCTCACAATCTGGATACCTCCAACGACGCGAACGGTGGCGGCTACCTGATGAACCCGTACAACATCAAGGCTGACTACGGCAATTCGAACTGGGATATCCGCCACCGCTTCGTCGGTACGCTGCTGTACCAGTTCCCGAACTTCGCCGGCCACAACTACGCGGTTCGTACGGCTCTTGGCGGATGGCAGGCAAACGCTATTGTTACCCTGCAGACCGGCATGCCGTTCAACGTCGGTCTGTCGTCTGACGTTGCGAATACCGGGACGAGCGGTATTCAGCGTCCGAACTTTGTGAAGCGTGTCGCGAACAGCTGCTCCGGTGACTTCGTGGTCAAGAACGGTACCAGCGCCAGCTGCCTCGATGCCACTGCTTACGCGACTCCGGCATCCTTCACCTACGGCAATCTGCACCGCAATGACGCGAAGGGAGCGGGACGCGAGCTTGTGAACTTCTCGATGTTCAAGAACTTCCAGGTCTATGAGCGTCTGCAGTTCCAGTTCCGTGCGGAAGCCTTCAACGTATTGAACCACGCAAATCCCAGCAATCCGAACAGCTCGGGCAATCCGCAGCTTGGCACTGCGAGCTTCGGAACCATCACCAGCACACAGACCGATCCGCGCGTGCTGCAACTGGTGGGCAAGATCAACTTCTAAATGTTGGAACTCCCTCTTCGAGGCCGCTGGTGCAAGCCCAGCGGCCTCATTTTTTCGTTTAGTGTTGTCGAACAGGAGTAAATCGGCATGCGTATGCGTAGAACGTTGTTGTGGGCAGGAAATGCATTTGTAGTGGTGGCGGCGGTTGCGCTGCTGGCCATGAAGCAGGAGACGGTCGCTTCTCCAGAAGAGCTGCAGAAGAACCCTGAGGCAGTTCTGGAGGGCTACCGGCATGTGGAGGCAGCTTCCGTCTCTGACGCGGCAGAGCAGGTGCTGCATGAGAAGCGCTACATGTCGCACAAGATGCAGGCGATCTTTCCGACCAAGTTTGTGGGTACGGCGTTGACGGTGCAGCTCCTCAAGCAGGAGAACAACGATCCGAATGCTTTGCAGGGCATGCTGCAGGCGATCGACAGCGGCGGCAAGGACAGCGTCTATGTCATGCAGGTGCAGGATGGTGCAGATATCGCCGGCATGGGCGGCCTGATGGGTACGGCCATGTGGTCGCGCGGATTCTCCGGAGCCGTGATCGACGGCGGTGTACGCGATCTGCCGCAGTTGAAGCGCATCGGCTTTCCCGTCTACGCAACCGGCGTGGTGCCTTCGACCTCGGTCAGCCATTATCGCTTCGGAGGGATGAACGTCCCGGTCGTCTGCGATGGCGTGAAGGTCAATCCAGGGGACATTATTTCCGCTGACCAGGATGGCGTGGTGGTGATTCCCAAGGACAAGGCGGTCGAGGTGCTGATCCGCGCGCAGAAGCTCGATCAGACCGAGCATGCCATGTATCCCTATATTGAAAAGTTGCACTCAATCGTGGCCGCGGTGAAGGAGTTCGGACGCATCTAAACAAGCGTCCGTATCCCTAGGTCATCTGCCCGATGACATGATTTCCACTTGCCGTTTCAAATAGTTCCACCGAAGGTTACATGCCTGTTCGTGCTGGAAAGGGGACTTCCTTTGCCTCGCCGTGCTGATGATCGTTCGATAAGCCGCCGCCGCCTGTTGGGCGCTGCCGGCGCCACTGTGGCTGCCTCACTGCTTCCACCCTCTGCTGTGGCTGCTGCTGCCGCGGAACCTGCGGTGGACTACTACGACAAGCTGGGCGTTGCGAAGATCATCAACGCTGCCGGCACCTATACCTATCTGACGGCCGCGGTGATGGCGCCGCCGGTGCAGCGGGCTGTGGCCATGGCGGCGCATCATCCTGTCCGTCTGAAGGATCTTCAGCGCGCCTCCGGCGAGTACATCGCCAAGCGCCTGAAGTGCGAGGGCGCAGTAGTGAGCTCCGGAGCGTCAGCGGCGCTTACGCTGGGCACGGCTGCGTGTGTAGCGGCTAAAGGAAATCTGAAATCGAATGAGATTCCTCTGCAGGCACGCGAGCGTGGGTATGAGGTCATTGTGCAGAAGAAGCATCGCTACGAATATGATCACGCGATGCTGATCTGCGGTGTGACCATCCGCGAGGTTGGAAGCCTGGAAGAGTACAAGAGTGCGTTCAACGAGCGCACGGTGATGACCAACTACTTCAACTCCGCCGGGCCGGAGTCGGAACCGGGAATCATCGACCGTGAGACCTGGCTGAAGGTTGCGCATGAGCATGGTGTGCCCTGCCACCTGGATGCCGCCGCTGATGTCCCGCCGATCTCGAATCTGTGGAAGTACACGGAGATGGGTTTTGACCTGGTGTGCTTCTCCGGCGGCAAGGGATTGCGCGGTCCTCAGAACGCAGGCTTGCTGCTCGGTAAGAAACGCTTGACCGATCTTGCTCTTGAGAATGACAGTCCTAACAGCGACGCTGTCGGCCGCGGTATGAAGGTTGCCAAGGAACAGATGGTTGGCATGGTTGCGGCTGTGGATTGGATTCTGGAGCAGAATGATGAGGCCATCCAGGCGGAGAGCATGAGACGCATCCGCACGATTGAAGCCGCCCTCAAAGGAATTCCCACGGTGACTACCACCGTGAACGTCCCGCCGGTCGCCAATCATGTGCCGCATTTGCTCATCAAGTACGATCCTGCGACGGTCGGTATCAAGCCGCTTGAGGTGGCAGCAAAGCTGCGTTCCCAGAAACAGTCGATCGAGCTTAGCCCGGCTACTGGCGTGCGTGGACGCATCGAGGGAGCGGATGAGAATACGATTGTCGTTGGTGTATGGATGCTGCAGCCAGGCGAAGCCGAGATCGTAGCCAGCAGCCTTAGACAGGTCCTGAAGCCCGCGAAAGCCTGAGTTATCCCCAAGGAGAAAAACTGTTATGTCGACGAAGACCAGCCGCAGAAACCTATTGAAGAATGCAGCCGCTGCCGCCGGAGCGATTGGCGGGGCCGCAGTTCTGACTGAGAGCGCGAGTGCTGCGACCCCTGAGGCTCCGCAGAAGAAGTCGTATGGCCAGCCGCCGAAGAATGGGGAGGCTCCGCTGTTCAGCAGTGTTGTCTCCTACGGCAACCTGGTCTTTCTCGCCGGTGTAGGCGCTCACTTCCAGGGAACGATTGAAGAGCACACAAAGCATGTTCTCGATGAGCTGGAGAAGAACCTCGCCAGCGCAGGCTCTTCCATGGAGAAGGTGTTGAAGGTGAACGTCTATCTGAACGACATCAAGGACTGGGAGCGCATGAATACGGTGTACAAGGGCCGTTGGGGCAAGATTCCTCCGGTGCGCAC
This genomic window from Terriglobus albidus contains:
- a CDS encoding RraA family protein produces the protein MRMRRTLLWAGNAFVVVAAVALLAMKQETVASPEELQKNPEAVLEGYRHVEAASVSDAAEQVLHEKRYMSHKMQAIFPTKFVGTALTVQLLKQENNDPNALQGMLQAIDSGGKDSVYVMQVQDGADIAGMGGLMGTAMWSRGFSGAVIDGGVRDLPQLKRIGFPVYATGVVPSTSVSHYRFGGMNVPVVCDGVKVNPGDIISADQDGVVVIPKDKAVEVLIRAQKLDQTEHAMYPYIEKLHSIVAAVKEFGRI
- a CDS encoding aminotransferase class V-fold PLP-dependent enzyme encodes the protein MPRRADDRSISRRRLLGAAGATVAASLLPPSAVAAAAAEPAVDYYDKLGVAKIINAAGTYTYLTAAVMAPPVQRAVAMAAHHPVRLKDLQRASGEYIAKRLKCEGAVVSSGASAALTLGTAACVAAKGNLKSNEIPLQARERGYEVIVQKKHRYEYDHAMLICGVTIREVGSLEEYKSAFNERTVMTNYFNSAGPESEPGIIDRETWLKVAHEHGVPCHLDAAADVPPISNLWKYTEMGFDLVCFSGGKGLRGPQNAGLLLGKKRLTDLALENDSPNSDAVGRGMKVAKEQMVGMVAAVDWILEQNDEAIQAESMRRIRTIEAALKGIPTVTTTVNVPPVANHVPHLLIKYDPATVGIKPLEVAAKLRSQKQSIELSPATGVRGRIEGADENTIVVGVWMLQPGEAEIVASSLRQVLKPAKA
- a CDS encoding RidA family protein; its protein translation is MSTKTSRRNLLKNAAAAAGAIGGAAVLTESASAATPEAPQKKSYGQPPKNGEAPLFSSVVSYGNLVFLAGVGAHFQGTIEEHTKHVLDELEKNLASAGSSMEKVLKVNVYLNDIKDWERMNTVYKGRWGKIPPVRTTIAPAGGIPGNSLVEIDLIAYI